The following proteins are co-located in the Paludibaculum fermentans genome:
- a CDS encoding M24 family metallopeptidase has translation MTRVPDSRRDRCAKLLHLLDQQKAAAAVITHLPNVRYLSGFTGSNAILLISGRGATLYTDPRYDIQARQQAHCAVRIVRGPLWPEVAAEIKKRNLTSIALESDKVSHADWLEVAKIIGKGVKLRPVKGVVESLRAIKSAAEIDTIRRSVQVNSKALAQTLKKVKPGMTELEVAAELDYRMRRLGAEGPAFETIVACGARSALPHAQPTTEQLKNDQVLLIDMGASLEGYASDMTRVVHLGEPGARIRGLYEAVLEAQLQAIAAVKPGASCAEVDAAARDALKKRKLDRYFTHSTGHGLGLEIHENPRIGAKVETVLQPGMVITIEPGVYVQDFGGVRIEDTVLVTETGVDVLTPTTKEFVVLAS, from the coding sequence TTGACTCGTGTTCCCGATTCCCGCCGTGACCGGTGCGCCAAGCTGCTTCACCTGCTGGATCAGCAGAAAGCGGCAGCCGCCGTCATCACTCATCTCCCGAATGTCCGCTACCTTAGCGGCTTTACGGGCAGCAACGCCATCTTATTGATTTCAGGCCGCGGAGCGACCCTCTACACAGACCCCCGCTACGACATCCAGGCGCGCCAGCAGGCCCACTGCGCCGTCCGCATCGTGCGTGGGCCGCTGTGGCCCGAGGTCGCCGCGGAGATCAAAAAGCGCAACTTGACCAGCATCGCGCTGGAGTCCGACAAGGTCTCTCACGCCGACTGGCTGGAAGTCGCAAAAATCATCGGCAAAGGCGTGAAACTACGGCCCGTCAAGGGCGTGGTGGAGTCGCTGCGGGCCATCAAATCAGCGGCCGAAATCGACACCATCCGGCGCTCCGTGCAGGTCAACTCGAAGGCCCTGGCGCAGACCCTCAAAAAGGTGAAGCCCGGCATGACGGAGTTGGAGGTCGCCGCCGAACTCGACTACCGCATGCGGCGCCTGGGCGCGGAAGGCCCGGCGTTCGAGACGATCGTCGCCTGCGGAGCCCGTTCCGCTTTGCCGCACGCCCAGCCGACCACCGAACAGCTCAAAAACGATCAGGTACTATTGATAGACATGGGTGCAAGCCTGGAAGGCTACGCGAGCGATATGACTCGGGTGGTCCACTTGGGCGAACCGGGCGCCCGCATCCGCGGCTTGTATGAGGCCGTGCTGGAGGCGCAGTTGCAGGCAATCGCCGCCGTCAAGCCGGGCGCATCGTGCGCCGAGGTGGATGCGGCGGCCCGCGATGCGTTGAAGAAGCGGAAGCTGGATCGATATTTTACGCACTCCACCGGCCACGGCCTGGGTCTCGAAATTCACGAGAATCCAAGGATCGGCGCCAAGGTGGAGACGGTCCTTCAGCCTGGCATGGTGATCACCATCGAGCCCGGCGTTTATGTGCAGGACTTCGGAGGCGTACGGATTGAAGATACCGTCCTGGTGACGGAGACCGGCGTTGACGTGCTCACGCCGACGACAAAGGAATTTGTGGTACTCGCATCATGA